AAAAATACAaacaaaatatgatataataataaaaagaacaatcaaattaaacattttattttaaaaataattaaatttttttttttttttatataataagattattattatttgttaaaaaattttatgttaattttttccattgAGAAAGCATTAGTAAAAGAAAttgataaattaaatttaaatattttttaaacatgtTTCAATGTagttttcaaaaaatgtctttttttttcataagataaaaattagcagaaaaaaaataaaaaattaaaaagatttattcattggtttatatgaattattttatttatttattataatttttttttctttttacatcTGTCTTTAAAATAACtcacaaaaaattatatttataaagcgtataaatatttatatttaaaataaatttttgcaAAGTTAATTATTAAGAATGATCCACTATaaaaaagcagaaaaaaaatttagggAATTCTGTTATTGTAATGTAATGTGATACTGAAATTatgcaaatgaaaaaaagaaaaacaaaatagttGCTACTTTTGCTTTATATGTTTAccttatatgtaaatttataattaaaatattaataaaaggtATAAAAATCCAATATTAgatattgataaaaatacatCATCATTTGTTAATTTATGAAGAACAAATTTATCGGAAAAAAAATCATCTTTGAATAGAAGTcaataacattaaaaataaaataatacagtttacggttaattttttaattattcacttagtattttaatttattagttCTATGCATTTGTTAATTATATAgtaattatttctatttaagaaaaaaagaattaaagagttttatgaatatatatgttcttttttatttattagtacacaaaataaaaataaaataaagaggTAAATACTAAATTGGACAGATATATACTAGATATCTAATATCggcatataaaaaaggaactTTAGTTTTGgttatatcatatttaaaatgtaaaaaatagaaaattttgatttttgttaaataattaaatgtaatttattatttatatatttcataaaaatgtaagtACTCCACCTAATTATTATAgtacaaatatgtaaaaaggtTTGCTGTATTATTTTGatgcattaatttttttttctgcaaaagaatcataaaatttttataaaataaaaacatgcaTCAGTAGAATTAATGATATTTCGGTAATTCAAGAAAACATTGTTAGTTGCaggggggaaaaaaagaaaagaaaaaagatatgaacataaacattataaaatccattcttttaaatttaataaaatatttttgtgtctatattatatattttttatatataaatgatggtaatttttttattgctgaaattattttctatagAATAATAGACTTTTTAGTATAATTTTGAATTGATTCTTGCTCTATGTaactaatttttatataatatgttaaatatatgttatgttTGTATTAAGTAAAACAATAAGGAAATGAtactacattattattatattttactcaTTCTTTATGATATCATCCAATATAcagtatgtacatatatgtatatatacatatatagtttaataaaaaatctcgatgaattaaaaactatgggtataatataataagaaagTAAATAATgacttttaattaaatataaatatgcacaATACGCTGAATACTTTATTCCgtaataaatttatgattGTTATAGAAATATGAGgtggaaaataataataaatccTTTCtcattatgaaaatttattaattttcttttttttatgaaattctCACTTGTACAATTCTATGATttaattacaatatatacattttttgtactatctttatatatatatttttttttttttgttgtttgttacatttttttaaacaaaattttcttattacgAAATAGAACACataatgaattaataaaatatatttttaaatcttaCATTTAGTTTCCAATTAGTAAAACTATAAACCAAAATAACAATAGAGATTCTTCTTTTCATTACAGAATTGGTGTGTTATTagaataatacataatagaATCTGAatcaaaaaatgtaattaagaaaaaaaagacattaTCAAGTGATGAacatgaaaataaagaaaagaaaagaacaaaCTTATGTTAGAAAAcctgaaaaaaaatattaatttaaagaaaatagaaGGATTagttaaattaaaagatataagGAATAacttaaacaaaaatttatagaCTTAAAACATCCATTAAACTCTGgaaatagaataaatttattactaagaaaaaaagttctACATCAAAATCTCTCAAAAAAGAGaggaaatatatttgaaaatagtATATTGGATATAGTGCgctatatagatataaaaaaaaagatcgaaatataattaaagtatttataataaaatagatttatgcaatttataaatattacttgCTATAACACTTTTGAAATTATTACgcttgtttttttgttttatatatctattatatAAAGCTTTAATATTCTCTAGTATATGTAATATGAAACTTACTTGTCTTTACATAGACATTCCAAAGTATGTTATGTAATCGAAAAGAATAGATAGTAATGGTTTTTgccaaaatattttttgacaaaactatatatattatgaaggtaatagaaattttttgtattcttaGTAACAAAACAccttgaaaaaatatagcatCAGTATGTAATCTTTATGAAatcacacatatatacgtaaatattttgatatgtaataagaaaattattatgtattactaaataatattaaaatcaggatttatctttttcgtatttttgttacatattattatttcaagatatataaatgttcttgtatagtatatatatataaatcaatagaaagatatatatgatacgtaaaatatatacatgggAATcaattatctatattttgcaaaaatgttaaaaaaaattctggaatatgaagaaaaataggAATTTAAAGAAcgaataataacaaaataaattaaataaaatagtgaattcatacaaatatgtgtacttattaaatgaacatgaaataaaatttctgtttaaattattatagaaGTAATTCCctgatatattaatttgtCTTAtgatcaaaaaatataatttgaataaattgaaatttacatataatccATTTTTCtgctaaataataattattatgataatcattttcatatataattaaaacacACCATATTCTACGGTGCTGTTTTTCTGAATAGAAtgatttttgttaatatataacacacatatgtacatgttcaCTAAATATATTAGCATAAATAgtacaataataaatataaattttgttagtcctttaaaaatttaaggaATTTATTAAGTTACAAgtgaaataataaacaaaaatacaataaatttcAAATTACATATGCCAACTAGTTAAATTATATCATTAggcaaataattaaaatgaaaatatattttattgatattcctatatatataaataaaatgtaacaaAATAAGAACAAACTAAGATATTATaagtttcctttttttttcatagagcctgtataaaataaattatataaaaaaacactAAAATCTTTAACTCTCTATTTATGAAATAgggaaaatatgtataatttttaaagaattgcttatttaaatgttgaaagaaatataattattatattacataaatatatattacatttaatattgAACGTATGCTAAAATATCTGCATtcgatataaatatatctaagAATTATTCTATTTCATTATCCTAATGAGGGTTGAGTAATGCTCTTTCATAATTTAACctgtttttattacatttgtacatatttttccataatttatatgaaataagtACTGCTAAAATAAATAGTGAATTAACTATTAGAATTCCAACACCTTCTAGTGGTATGGTAGTAGATGTAGAATCAGCCTTAGGCACAATTACTATTTATGCAGTTCCAATAATActgaataatataattggATTAATTACCAAAAGAAACCTTGTAAATTGTGCTTCAAATGTCAATCTAGAATTAGTGGATCGTTTATATTCAGCATCAAATAGTTTAACTACctctttttcaaataatcaatctaatttttttattggttTAAGAATGGAtgataatatacttttttactttttaaatgattttatttttagctTTCTAGGTTTTTTTTCATGGTTATTATCGTTTTTAAATGTATCAGATTATtcttgaaattttttttgaaacatttttttttaaggataAGCCTTCTTTTTTGGTATGTATATCTGTTTCTCCATTTAATAATCTTACTATTCTTAAATAGAATGAGTTACTTAGATTAATTTTCACATTTTGTGATATATCAGATATATTGGTCTAAAAATTAGAGTgaacatttaatatttaaaatattcggATTAaggtatgaaaaaaatattaatatataaaattaacatcTATGTTTACAAAAACATGTATAGAAATAGttaaacataattattattttagatCATAATTATTCtggtatatacatattaaaatgtaaaatgagtaaaattgaatgaaaaagaagaatttatttcttttttccatcaTATCACAAATACTTATAGTTGCTAAAACTTTTGTAATAGTAgactttttgtttatataagtttttcattaatatacaGCGGAAGATAACTTAtagttttgttttattatttttgtaactttaaaattttaaaactcttacgtttatatattcaattataattttgatatatattcaatagtAACGTTAGTAAAAAagcattaaatataaatattttagtaaatttgctgagtaaaaatattattattaaattaatacaaaaataataggatttcaaataacattaaaaaatatataataaatggaaTTATAATTGATGTAAAAATAgtttatttcaaaatatttttttataattatatatttcatatgaATATTAGTAAGCTGTTCTTACAatctttttatgaaaatggatagaatataataaaagtacatggaagtatatgcataatttatcctttaaatatataatattttaaattacttttttactctcaaaataaagaaaaatattttgaagtTAACTAAAatcttataaattttttatttaaacaatttGCTATAagcataattattaaaagaacaaaatatatacattataataattatttaatagaatatatataatgagcAGTGTATACAATATTAAggacttatatatttaaaaaacaaaaatccTTAAAAACCTATtaactataatatatatattatttgagattacatttattgttgtagcatataatataaattaaaatgttttttatcttaatgatataaaatattattttcttctataATGATAAGATTAAATgcctttattattaatagtaCAACAGTTTAAGAAATAACAttagatataaaaatttaagaaagcagaagtttttttctaatattattactattaaaatagatattttaataaataaaaacaaatagttaaaaaaatatataaacattaaaaatgttacaagattaatgtatatatacattattgacattttagttataatttaacatgcaattaatatataaataacattatataataataaaatacatatagcaagataaaaatacatgATCACCGAAATACAATAAAGCAGCGGAATGAAgattgtaatataaaaaaagagaataaccattatgaattattgagaaattatttgttaaaattatataatttattttaaaataaaatattaaaatcttattaaatatttttcacatatcatttatatattataatttaaaaatatttcttgagtatgtataaataagtttgctatttattaattattttgctatataataaattgatAATTAATTGGTTAAAattgttcatttatatttatttactatatAGTAAATGTTATATAGATATTAACCTCACTTTTATTGTAAGAATATTTGTAGGATAAAATATgcagaaatatttataaaaatttaatggaaataccatatgtatg
This genomic interval from Plasmodium brasilianum strain Bolivian I chromosome Unknown PB_00_04, whole genome shotgun sequence contains the following:
- a CDS encoding uncharacterized protein (Plasmodium exported protein), which encodes MVVDVESALGTITIYAVPIILNNIIGLITKRNLVNCASNVNLELVDRLYSASNSLTTSFSNNQSNFFIGLRMDDNILFYFLNDFIFSFLGFFSWLLSFLNVSDYS